A region from the Nostoc sp. HK-01 genome encodes:
- a CDS encoding PBS lyase HEAT-like repeat protein: MAALPLQEISAQLESSNLRDRMVALASLRDVPAEDAVPLIKKVLDDDSLQLRSMAIFALGIKQTDECYAILVRILQTDPDYGIRADAAGALGYLGDVRAFEALARAFYEDTDWLVRFSAAVALGNLKDPRAREILLQALDSKEAVLQEAAISALGEIGDLAAVDNILKFAQSDDWLVRQRLVEALGNLPTPKSISALKYLEKDSHPNVSEAARICLKRIEEKGKQA, translated from the coding sequence ATGGCAGCTCTACCCTTACAGGAAATTTCTGCTCAGTTAGAAAGTTCAAATTTACGCGATCGCATGGTTGCACTTGCCAGTCTGCGCGATGTCCCGGCTGAAGATGCAGTACCTTTAATTAAAAAGGTGTTGGATGACGATTCTTTGCAACTGCGCTCTATGGCAATCTTTGCCTTGGGAATCAAGCAAACTGATGAATGTTATGCAATTTTAGTCAGAATTTTGCAAACAGACCCCGATTATGGCATTCGTGCAGATGCTGCTGGTGCATTGGGATATTTAGGTGATGTCAGAGCTTTTGAGGCACTAGCCAGAGCATTTTATGAAGATACTGATTGGTTAGTCCGATTTAGTGCAGCTGTGGCTTTAGGTAATCTTAAAGACCCACGCGCTCGTGAAATTCTCTTGCAGGCTTTGGATAGTAAGGAAGCGGTTTTACAAGAAGCTGCAATTTCTGCACTTGGGGAAATTGGCGACTTAGCAGCAGTTGATAATATTCTCAAATTTGCTCAATCAGATGATTGGCTAGTTAGACAACGGCTGGTAGAAGCCCTAGGAAATCTGCCCACGCCTAAGAGTATCTCGGCTTTAAAATATTTAGAGAAAGATAGCCATCCCAACGTTTCTGAAGCCGCCAGAATCTGCCTCAAGCGAATTGAAGAAAAAGGCAAGCAAGCATAA